tccctcagatgtGAAGACTTGGGGATCACAGGAACTGTAGTGACGGAACAGGAAGTATCATGATCCCACAGCACCGCCTGTAATGAAAAAGACAGTGTTGTGTCGGTGCTAAATTCCGACGGGCCACACTCATGCTACAGTaacaccaatcacctgctagagacacctcctttcCAGTCTATGTCCCGCCCCTCCTCCCCGGGACCATCCCAGGAATGCTGACTGCTCATAGGGAGAGACAAGTCACGTGTGCGCTCAGGATCTTCTCTTCAGTCGCCGCTAAGCCTGTTCACATGGGGCGAGTGATGTCACTTCTGGGCGGGACTAAAAATTGCGTACTCTCACGTTTTTTAAACCACGACGATTAATCACAGTTTAAATCCGCAACCGTGATTAATAATGCGCAGCCCtactctacagtctactgttcggccatcagtggctcaatgtatggaggtatttgttctgatggtcgcttccatggacatcattccctttgctcgattccatttgagagctctacaattatgcatgctcagacaatggaacggagaccatttggatctgtctcagaggatagatctagaccagtcaacaagagactcccgtggtggctttctcaggaccatctgtctcagggcacatgcttccggagaccttcctgggtgattgtgaccacggaaaccagcctgctaggctggggagcaatctgggactcgttaaaggcgtagggactatggactcgggggggggggagaaactgctctccccataaacatctttgaATTgagagagcgatttacaatgctctgatggcttggcctcaattgtccttagcccggattatcaggtttcagtcagacaacatcgcctcagtggcttacatcaaccaccagggagaaactcagagttccttagccatgaaggagggggcacagattattcagtgggcagaaactCACAATTGTTGtcaatctgccatccacattcctggagtggacaactgggaagcggatttcctgagcagacagacatttcatcccggggagtgggctctccatccggaggtgttctccaggttaaccttcaAATAGGGAGGGGGTGCcagagttgaatctgatggcgttttggcagaatgccaagcttccacggtaCGGTTTaatgtcaagagatcctcaggccactctgatagatccTTTGGcgtttccttgggatttcggtctagcatacctgtttcctccatttgcgctccttccatgagttattgctcatatcaaacaagacagagcatcagtaattctaatagctcctgcatggcctcgcaggatctggtatgcagacctagtgacgatgtcatctcggccaccttggaggttgcctctgaggaaggaccttctaactcaaggtctattcctccatccaaataTCGTTtatctaaagctgactgcttggagattgaacgcttagttctgtctaagcgtggattttctgagttggtcattgagaccatgatccaggctcacaagcctgttactctaaaaatttaccataaggtatggcgtaaatatctttattggtgtgaatctaagggctactcttggagtagggtcaggattcctagaattttgtattttctccaggaaggtctggagaaagggtcgtcagtcagttctctaaaaggtcagatttctgcattatctattttgttacacaaacgtctggcggatgtgccagatgttcagtctttttgtcaggccctggtcagaatcaggcctgtgctttaacctgttgctccttcttggagtcttaatcttgttcttaaagttttgcagcaggctccgtttgagccaatatattccatagatattaagttgctatcttggaaggttttgtttcttattgctatctcttgtgcttggagagtttctgaactctcagctttgcagtgtgatttgccttaccttatcttttatgcggatagggcggttcttcgtactaaattggggtttctttctaaagtggtttcggaatagaaatattaatcaggaaattgttgttggtTCTCTCTGTCacaatccttctcataaagaaagtctgttgcacaacttggatgttgtgcgtgctctaaaattctacctacaggcgactaaggatttccgccagtcttctgccctgtttgtttgtttctcaggaaagcgtaagggtcaaaaggctactgctacttctctttccctctggttgagaagtataattcgttttgcttatgagactgctgtacagcagccttctgagagaattacagctcattccactagggctgtctcctcttcttgggctttcaataatgaagcttctatggaacagatttgcaaggctgtaacttggtcctctctgcatactttttccaaatgtaatacttttgcctcggctgaggcctcttttgggagaaaggttcttcaagcggtggtgccttctatttaggtctgcttgtcttattctccctccctgttcattctgtgtcctgtagcttgggtattggttcccactactaattgaatgacgttgtggactctccatatcttaggaaagaagacaaaatgtatgcttacctgatacatttctttttttccggatatggagagtccacgatcccaCACTTTATTTAGactgttattttttactaaacctcaggcacctctacacctttgtgttattccttttccatttcccttcggtcgaatgattatgggtaggggagtgacacttaacagctttgctgtggtgctcttggcttcctcctgctggccaggattgatattttcactagtaattgaatgatgtcgtggactctccatatccggaaagaaatacatttttatcatttaggcataaattttgtttttttaaacaataacaattctggagtagactgtgccttttaaTTAGTggcaaaaaaagttatatatatatataattacatgttTATTTGTGCTAGTGagatcaacaatttttttttacttttcccaggaaaggcatgaagaataaaaacttctctttatatcttttattttttttttttttattattttttttataaccctaCAGTGTAAATCATAAACCATCCATTTTCCCTTGCAACACGCAGGATGcccagagaaaagaaagaaaaagaatgagGCAAACAAAAATTGACATCAGATCCACATTGCAAATAATCCAATACATCATTATTATGAAATAACCTCTGTCATAATTTTTCCAATAATATCATAACTAGCAATCTTTTTATACGTTATTAAAAATAACATAATACAGTATAACGTGTGTTATAAAATAACATTAAGTAGTCtgacattcagggctagattaatCAAAAATAATAGCTCATATTCACTCTAATATGACATTAGTAGACACCTTGTAAACAAATCTGACGTCTGTATTTAACAAGATATACACTcgttggggcttttttttttttattatatatttatcttATCTAAGAAACACCCAACTTACCCTAACAAAGcatataaaagagaggggggaggaaaaagGGTAAAAACGGGGGGGGGAGGGATCTCCCCCCCTCCTGCCGGGTTCACCCTTGCAGCCGAGAGATATTTTTACTTAATCCCATATAAACTGATGGCAGGTACtacttaaaagaccagtcaacacagtagatttgcataatcaacaaatgcaaaataacaagacaatgcaatagcacgtagtctgaacttcaaatgagtagtagattttttttcctgacaattttaaaagttatgtctatttccactccccctgtaccatgtgacagccatcagctattcacaaatgcatacacgtaccatgtgacagccatcagccaatcacaaatgcatacacacttattcttgcacatgctcagtaggagctggtgactcaaaaagtttaaagggacactgaacccaatttttcttttctttcgtgattcagatagaggatgacattttaagcaactttctaatttattcctattatcacattttctttattctcttggtatctttatttgaaatgcaagaatgtaagtttagatgcccgcccatttttggtgaacaacctgggttctcattgctgattggtggataaattcatccaccaataaaaaagtgctgtccagagttctaaaccaaaaaaaggcttagatgccttctttttcaaataaaaatagcaagagaacgaagaaaaattgataataggagtaaatcagaaagttgcttaaaattacatgctctatctgaatcatgaaagaaaaatgttgggttcagtgtccctttaaatataaaaagactgtacactttttgttaatggaagtaaattggaaagttgtttaaaatggcatgcgctgATAAGTTGGTGGGTTTTCTGCTCTGCTTTGTGGCTTGGGGGTGGGTCTTTCTGTCCTAATAtgggcattttaaataaaaaataaacaatgcgTCTAGGAATGGCCATATATGTGTTGGGACTTAGAGCTATTTAGTTACCGTTACACAGCAACTTAGTGGCAGGCGAGCAACATAATTGCGAACATCATCACATCTATTTGTACAGTTTAAAAATCCGGATTATTTTAAGTACATTATCTACTTTTATTCAGAGATTAAGCACCTGAagcatatttcctttgttctgctACACATCAGCAAGCATGAGACTGGTAATTCTTGATGACTATGCATTGGCCAGTGAATGGGCAGCAAAGTACAGTTGTAATCGTATTATTGAATTTAACCCTGGCCCAGACAAATACTTCACCCTAGGTTTACCAACAGGTAGAACTCCACTGGGATGCTATAAAAAGCTAATAGAATATCACAAACAAGGAAATCTTTCATTCAAGCATGTTAAAACCTTTAATATGGATGAATATGTAGGTCTTCCAAGGGACCATCCTGAAAGCTATCATTCATATATGTGGAACAATTTCTTCAAGCACATTGATATAGACCCTAATAATGCACATATCCTTGATGGGAATGCTCCAGATCTACAAGCAGAGTGTGATGAATTTGAAAGGCAAATCAAAGAAGCTGGTGGAATTGAACTGTTTGTTGGAGGAATTGGTCCAGATGGTCACATTGCTTTCAATGAACCTGGTTCCAGTTTGGTATCAAGAACAAGACTAAAGACTTTAGCAATGGATACCATTTTAGCAAATGCTAAATATTTTGATGGCAACCTTTCTAATGTTCCAACAATGGCACTCACAGTTGGTGTGGGCACAGTAATGGATGCCAAAGAGGTAATGATTCTTATTACGGGTGCGCATAAAGCTTTTGCTTTGTACAAAGCAATAGAGGAAGGCGTAAACCATATTTGGACTGTATCAGCTTTTCAGCAGCACCCTCGTACAATTTTTGTCTGTGATGAAGATGCTACTTTAGAACTACGAGTTAAAACtgttaaatattttaaaggttTAATGCATGTACATAACAAACTTGTGGAACCACTGCACAGCATGAAAAACAACTGAAGTGAAGTCGATGCTAGAGAGCATTGGGAAAGAGCAGTCAGTGGCTTAATGGCTATGCAATGTTAACGTGAACCGCTGAACCTGGCAAAATTGTAAATGTACTGTATTATTAAGGTCCAATGTCCAAAATATACAATTCAACATTCCACATTTGTTAATTTAGGTAAAGctaatttgtgttgttttttttttctgttcagatCATAATGTATTATTTACTCGGTTTTTTATTAGTTGAGCTTAATAATACATGATATAGTAAGAAACCAACAAAGTTCTTTTCATCTTAGAAATACCTTTGCCTAACATTTAATAGTGGGATTCTGATTATTACACTCCTTTTCAACTAACAATGTtaccatattattgtttttataatatcTGAAAATATAATTGGATAAATGTTTACTGCAAGAGCTGTTGCCTTATACTTTAGGTTTATCAGTGAATTAGACTATACTAAATTACGTTGAACTTTAAGTTCTTTAATAATGATCCTACTTAAAGGATTTGTTCACTTTACTAACAGtgactataatatattttatacattttcagTCTTTTTACAGCTCTTTTCATTTCTGCTAATGCTTCTTCAATGTGTGTAGTTTTGCATTagcttgatatatttttatttaggttttataaaaaattgcaaaaatatgtAGGTCACATACTActctatatttaattatatattgcaCTCAAGTATTAATTAAACATGTCCTGCTTTGCAATAAACTGAtcagctgagaaaaaaaaaaaaaaaatggcatgcgctatctgaataatgaaagattaattttgattgagtgtccctttaataatgacctATCAATTATATTTCAGCTCAGATTACTCATGTGCTCTTAACCTTCCCTCAATATTCGACACCAACCTCCCCAGATCTAGCCAGCCGTGCTGGAGGAAATAAATTCACTAACACAAGCTCCGCAAAAGAAATAGAAATTTGAAATGGGGTGAGAATACATCTTTGAATCGGGAGAGAGTAAGATTTTATTATTGTGAGCCAGTCCAGTAAGAAGCTTTTTATCCTAGTTTCTACTGAGAATTTCGTATGATAAAATTCCAAAAGAATCTGAAAttggatttctttaaaaaaaaaaagtgaaaaactaGGGGCTGCATGGTCTTTCCATCTTTTAACTATTTGTTGTCTTGCGGTAAAAATAATAGTGTTTAGGGCTTTGACAGCCATCTTGGGTCTAAgctcataacttaaagggacagtctacaccagactttttattgttttaaaatatagataatccctttattacccatttcccagttttgcataaccaacacagttataataatatacttttaacctctgtgattatcttgtatttaagcctctgcaaactgccccttttttcagttcttttgacagacttgcagtctagccaatcagtgcctgctcccagataacttcacgtgcacgagcacagtgttatctatatgaaatatgtgaactaacaccctctagtggtgaaaaactgttaaaatgcaatctgaaagaggtgggcttcaaggtctaagaaattagcatatgaacctcctaggttaggctttcaactaagaataccaagagaacaaagcaaaattggtgataaaagtaaattggaaaattgtttaaaattacatgctctatctgaatcatgaaagtttattttggcctagactgtccctttaagaagaatatcTCTTCTGCTGGGAACAGACTCAAATCCTTATAATGTTTACTATACCAGTACCATATCTTCTGCCAAAATTGCCAAATTTTAGGACATGaccaaaacagataaaaaaaatatcagCCTTAATAAATGAACAACGTGAGCACACAAAGGATTGTGATGGGTAGCAGGACATTTTATatggaaataaattaattttaagtgTGATCCTTTTCTCTTCATTTCTAAACCACTACTGCCTTTCTGAGCAGCTACAGTGAAAATAAAGGCAGTGGTGTAGCTTCAGGAGGAAATTCGCTCTTGATATCCCCCTGAAGCGGCACTGCCTGTCAGCACGCTGTGCAGTGTAAGTGCTCCGGGCTGCTTGCTGACAGTTGGAGGATGCAGCTGTCAGCAGAACCCCTGAAGCAATGACTTCATGGTTCAATTTCTTCCTAGTTTCAGGAAACTTTGAAAGCCTGCTTGTTTACAGTCACTGCTCAATCTCCTCTGTGCTGCACATTATTAAAGCACACTGCTGGGGATGAGAATGTCAGCAGTAAGTAGTGTGCTGCATCTCCCCCACAGTGCCTATGTCTATGGGccccggtgccactgcacctgttgcACCAGCGATTGTTCCTCCCCTGTGTACCAGGGTCCCTCTGGTTACTGCCAATTCTGAGCTAATGGCACTGCTGGACATTGCTAAAGGAAGTAAGTACAGTATGATGTCTTTCATTTGCTGTACTGTTTCCTTGGCCCACTACTGAGTCTACAGCCCTCATCGTTGCCTGTTTCTTTgcgcttcttcagaagagcttgggcAGCACATCTGAAAAACCCTCTCTGTCTGGGAGAGACCTTGTTGATGCAATATAACTatttgtgtcttgttgctgtgctcagtcttgctatggtatatgactgttgacattaaactgtcttcagcaacctcacatTGTTAAAAGAGATTGTCTGTTTCTCACTCAGCTCTATTCCTTttgctgtttctgtttcagttaatgctTTTGTTTCGACCTACATATTacattgatgatcattagcacctgtttggtataattgttttaattatgcACCTGACTATTTGCCTGCAAGATTCCTGACTTTGCGCAAATGTACCTAGTAGGATTCATGCTGTTTTGTGGGCAAagagtggtcacaccaaatattgctTTGATTTGGAATTTTcttttgataaaaataaactattatctctatttttgaaagcattcttactttaccgCATTTTTCCCCCATACCTGCCTCAAACTTTtgtgctgtgtgtttatatatatatatatatatatatatatatatatatatatatatatatatatatatatatatatatatatatatatatatatatatagagagagagagagagagagagagagagagagagagagagagagagacacttaaTTCATAACATAATGTATTTAATGACGTTTCGGGGTGTCTACCCCGTCCTCAGATCATACAAGCTTACAAATTGTGAACCAAACAATCccttatatacataaaaatgttctTTCAATTATACCATGTTCCCAAATTCTGCTAATCACCAATGTCCCTGTCCTGGCTGCGTTACAAGGCGCCCCCCATTGCTATGGTGACCAGCCTGGGTTTACTAAAAACAAAATAGCAAAATGTCACAATCGTATTGTATCTTCCATCAGCCTAAATTTTATAAATCATATTCTGGATAAACTTTAGTACCAATTATTTTCTTCCAACATTCACATGTTGCTCTGTATCTACACCTTTTATTAACAATATATTAACAATTCAGAGAGGATTCACCAAACTGAGGTCAGGcagaaaaggaaagagagaaaaaaaaatggagcaaaagaaaagttaagaaaaataagataaataaTGAACAAGTGCATACTAATTTGTAGAATTGTAGTCAGTAGAATAATTAGAGATCTCAAGTTCATAGAAAGCAATGCCATCTTTGTATTTAATCCTTTCGGTATCATCATATCCATCTTGAAGGCAGGGAGAGATGGGGTGTAGAGAGGGAGAGTTGGGTGAAGAGATGGAGAGGAGGAAGGGAGATACACAGGGTGAAGAGATAGGGTGAAGAGAGGGAGAGATGGGGAGGAGGGTGGGAGAAAAATGGTGTAGAGAGGAAGAATTGGGAGGGAGGAAGAAATGGAAAGGAGGGAGGATGAGACTGggtgaagagagggagagagacagagggagggagagaaagggagaagATGGGGAGGAGGTAGGGAGAGGGTgaagagaggagagatggggaggaaGGGACTGGGTGAAGAGAGGAATAGGAGTGAGTGAGACAGGGTGAACAGAGGGAGAGATGGGAAGGCGAGAGTGAGAGACTGGGTGAAGAgagggagagatggggagagagaaagagactgggtgaagagagggagagatggggaagagagagtgagagactgaGGTTGAGTGAGAGACAGATGGGGAGGAGGGAGTGAGAGACAGGGTGaaaggagggaggaagagacagagagtGAAGAAAGGGAGAGATGGTGAAAAGATGTGGGGGAGGGAGAGATGGGGAGGGAGTAAGAGACAGGGTGAAGAGAGGGAGAGATGGGGAAGAAAGAGCGAGGGAGTTAGAGACTGATGTTGAAGAGAGGGAGATACAGAGGGTGAAGAGTGGGAAAGATAGGgaggagagagtgagacagagggtgaAGAGAGGGAGAGATGGGGAGGATGGAGGAAGAGACGGGCTGTAGAGAGGGAGAGATGGGAAGGAGGGAGTGAGAGACAGTGGgtgaagagagggagagatagggaggaggaaaggaaaaacagagggagggaaagaaaggtagAAACAGAAAGGAGGAAGAAAAAGAGGGGGCCAGAGATGGGGAagaaacatacatacactcattcATTAAAAGACACACCacccaaacaaatatatatacagttgtgctcataagtgtacataccctggcagaatttattatttcttggccatttCTTGGCAAGTTTTTGTGgtgttattcatattctcagaaaaatggccaagaaatcataaattctgccagggtatgtaaacttatgagcacaactgtgtgtgtgtgtatatatatatatatatatatatatatataaatatatatatatatacacacacacacatacatatacatgtatgcataaatacaaacacatgcatagaaacttgacggcagataagagccataggcccagcaagtctccccgatatttcctaaaagtataaacttatctattttttaggatagccttatgcgtgtcccaggcattcttagtcccccacagtgtttgtcattactaccccttgtggaagtttattccatgtatCAATCAAATTACTCCTGCATATACTACCCTTCagtttgagatcatgacccctttgttgataaaaggagtaaattagaaagttactttaaattgcatgctctatctgtatcatgaaagaaaaaaattgggtttagtgtccctttaatcacctaaTGAGAAGTATGAAACTGCTTTACCGTCAACAAATTACTGTGTGTTTTCTGCTCGGTGGTGCTGAGGAAAACACAAAAACCATGGAGGTCAGGATGTGGTCCTTTCACCCTGCTACATTTAATTTCTTTGTCTGGTATTTAATAATTCAACCATCCCaagatattttatactttatgcaTCTATTTATTATAATACTTGCAATGAAGTAGAGATACTTTAGTttattcataaatatgtttttgtaGATGAGGATCAAAGGTTGCTGGATTATCTTTTCTTAGAAGCACGCGTAGATTGTGCCAGAAATGATTATGTGCTTTTGGGTTGCCTGGCCAACTAAGAAAGCTTTTAGGACACATCCTTTTCCTGGTAAGTAGGTACCTAGACATCTTCATCTTCTGGTCAAGGATAACCAATACCACCACATCCTTCTTCTCATCCAGAAGTCTTTGATGGGACATGAAGATTGCATGACGCAGAATTCCACAATTCAACCATTCCCTATTGAGGATGAAGACTGTTTTCTTACTTTTGTAGATGGCTTCATATAGATTTTCAATGGTGGACTTTCCTGCAATCCAGTCCCTTTCTTCCAGACACAAATTAAATGAACCAATTTCAGGCCCTTCAAGCTGTTTTACCAATTCATGGTAGACCCAATCTGTCACTGCACTATCTTTAGTGTTAAACACTATAAAGGCATCAAACTCATGCTTGGAGTTACCAGGGAGCTTGGTATAGCTTAGTATGGATGCCATGAGTACTTGTCCTGTATACCAGAGATCCCACAAAAAAAGGTtccacattatagttattaacatcCACATGGTTATTAGAAGACTTGTGCATATGAAACAATAATTGCCATAAAAATCTTGACAAGACTGTGGATTCATTTTCAAGAGAGATTTACCTCTCAAAATGTCTGGTGAATCACACACCATTTTGGTTGAAAGGTTTTTAACAGTTACATTTGTCCTCTTCAAAAATTCTATGAACCAATAGGCAGTACAATTGCATTGGAAGGGATTTTCACTTACATCCAGAGATACAAGGCTACTGAAAAGTGGCTTTGGGAAGCTGTTTTCATCTatcttttttattctgtttttactCAGGATAAGATATCTCAGCTTAGTGTATGAGAGAAAgaagtatttatttaaatttgaaatttggtTTGATTTTAAGTTCAGGTAAACAACTTTACTCTCAATGGATGTTATGTTTGATGTTGGAGATGGTAAACAATTAAAACTTAGATCCAAGTGAATTAGATTTTTGAGATGAGCTATATTATCCCAATGAAAAGAATATAAAAGATTATTTGAAACAGTAAGATTTTGTAATGACTCTGGTAAATTTTCTAAGACCGTATGTGGAATAACCAATAACTGGTTAAAACTAATATCCAATACTTGAAGTTTTTTAAGGTtggtaaaaatattaaaataagtttCTTCTCCATACTTCCACAAGCTAcctagtttattgtttttaaacaatagcCTTTTCAAGGAAGGGTTCTTTAGTTCTGCTGTTATTCGTAAACCTATTTGGTTATTATTAAGGTTTAGGTCTGTCAATGAGGTGAGTTGTTCAAGAAAGTCAAGCCTGTGGTTAACACCTCTCATTAAAAATTGATATTCATTGTGAGCCAAATTTAGCACCTTAAGTTTGGAGAGATCAGAAAAAGCAGCCTTATAGTAAAGGTCAAATCTGTTGTTGGAGAGATCTAGATGCCGTAGTGAGTTTAGGTGCCCAAACTGAGAGCCATTCAATCGTTGGTTGATATAGTTGTAGCTCATATTCAGGCATTCAATATCTTCCATGCCAATAAAGTCATCTGGGTGAAGACTCCCTATGTTGTTAAATGACAGATCTACAGACTTGTTATACATCAAGCAATCTTCATACTCGGCATATTTACTCCCCTGGTCATTATTGTTTTCAATGCCTTGAAAGTTCACCCATTCTGGAACCATTTTGTCTTCTCTATATAATATGGGTACAGTTAATCTTGTCTTTTCCTCTTCTGCACCACAGATGTCTTGAAAAGATACTAGGTTTTCTGCAAGGCTAACAGATTGTAAGTTTTTATGTGAAAAAAACATACTGAGGTTTACCTTGAGTATAAAGTTAGCTCTGAAGATAACTGTTTCTAAGTTGGGGAGGCTAAGCAAAGGTCTGATGCCTTTCTCATCAAGGACATTGAAAAAGTAGCCAGATATCGAAATTTTTCTTAGAGATTTCATTTTGGCCACACTAGGATTGAGATTCAACCTTTCATACATTACTGGAAGTCTGTAGTTGAAATCTAAATACAAGTTGTTCAGGTTTGTAAGctttgaaaaaaatgtttcattctcaaGGTTTAAGTAATTGTCAGACAGATACAAATTTGTTAAATTGCTTAAATTATCAAATAAGGAGTCATTTAGGGTGTGCAATGAGTTTCCCCTGAGATATAATTTTTCAAGGTTGTGCAGGCTGTCAAAAACTCCAGGGCCTAACTGTAGGGCACTATTATTTGAACAGGGGAAGCATCGCTGTGCTGCATGGTCACACCGTTGGCAGTTCCACTGCACGTTTAGAATTTGAAGGTTGGTCAGGTTACACAAATCTTCACGGTCTATCTTCCACATCTTATTTTCTGACAAGTCCAATTTAACAAGAGAAGATGGAAGATTATGTGGGAAAGAACTGATGTTATTTTGAGATA
The nucleotide sequence above comes from Bombina bombina isolate aBomBom1 chromosome 7, aBomBom1.pri, whole genome shotgun sequence. Encoded proteins:
- the LOC128635946 gene encoding glucosamine-6-phosphate isomerase 2-like — translated: MRLVILDDYALASEWAAKYSCNRIIEFNPGPDKYFTLGLPTGRTPLGCYKKLIEYHKQGNLSFKHVKTFNMDEYVGLPRDHPESYHSYMWNNFFKHIDIDPNNAHILDGNAPDLQAECDEFERQIKEAGGIELFVGGIGPDGHIAFNEPGSSLVSRTRLKTLAMDTILANAKYFDGNLSNVPTMALTVGVGTVMDAKEVMILITGAHKAFALYKAIEEGVNHIWTVSAFQQHPRTIFVCDEDATLELRVKTVKYFKGLMHVHNKLVEPLHSMKNN
- the LOC128636397 gene encoding toll-like receptor 7, translating into MLCYSQTSWRTQQTTALILILSIYTISAIIPRFLPCDDYKNGSVVICSQRNLTHVPHIHSMNVTELNLSKNEITLLANHTFSGLPNLKVLNVSGNCLPQNLRPDKKECTLTIEVDSLVNLKYLQILDLNGNSLTSIPPLPKNIKRLYLNWNRILFVSEWDFYGLHNFNILEIGWNCYYRNECGRQLRFADNAFKDTPSLYTLVLSQNNISSFPHNLPSSLVKLDLSENKMWKIDREDLCNLTNLQILNVQWNCQRCDHAAQRCFPCSNNSALQLGPGVFDSLHNLEKLYLRGNSLHTLNDSLFDNLSNLTNLYLSDNYLNLENETFFSKLTNLNNLYLDFNYRLPVMYERLNLNPSVAKMKSLRKISISGYFFNVLDEKGIRPLLSLPNLETVIFRANFILKVNLSMFFSHKNLQSVSLAENLVSFQDICGAEEEKTRLTVPILYREDKMVPEWVNFQGIENNNDQGSKYAEYEDCLMYNKSVDLSFNNIGSLHPDDFIGMEDIECLNMSYNYINQRLNGSQFGHLNSLRHLDLSNNRFDLYYKAAFSDLSKLKVLNLAHNEYQFLMRGVNHRLDFLEQLTSLTDLNLNNNQIGLRITAELKNPSLKRLLFKNNKLGSLWKYGEETYFNIFTNLKKLQVLDISFNQLLVIPHTVLENLPESLQNLTVSNNLLYSFHWDNIAHLKNLIHLDLSFNCLPSPTSNITSIESKVVYLNLKSNQISNLNKYFFLSYTKLRYLILSKNRIKKIDENSFPKPLFSSLVSLDVSENPFQCNCTAYWFIEFLKRTNVTVKNLSTKMVCDSPDILRGKSLLKMNPQSCQDFYGNYCFICTSLLITMWMLITIMWNLFLWDLWYTGQVLMASILSYTKLPGNSKHEFDAFIVFNTKDSAVTDWVYHELVKQLEGPEIGSFNLCLEERDWIAGKSTIENLYEAIYKSKKTVFILNREWLNCGILRHAIFMSHQRLLDEKKDVVVLVILDQKMKMSRYLLTRKRMCPKSFLSWPGNPKAHNHFWHNLRVLLRKDNPATFDPHLQKHIYE